A window of Amblyraja radiata isolate CabotCenter1 chromosome 25, sAmbRad1.1.pri, whole genome shotgun sequence contains these coding sequences:
- the chek2 gene encoding serine/threonine-protein kinase Chk2 isoform X2: MTDDQLNLPKAFREKYIISKALGSGVCGEVKLAFEKANCKKVAVKIVYKPKFAKLVTERDPSSKCSASNVATEIEILKKLDHPCIIRIEEVFDFDDSFYIVLDLMEGGELFDRVACSKGLKEQTAKLLFYQMLLAVQYLHDNNITHRDLKPENVLLQSNEENCLLKITDFGLSKIVGEASLMKTLCGTPTYLAPEVLLGAGAGSYSKAVDCWSLGVILFICLAGYPPFSDQNKEMALRDQIIKGHYRFIRDYWVNVSETAKDLVKKLLIVDPVKRLSTEDALNHPWMQDEDMKRKVKQLMYPQSELMLPPGAGEQPSTSRKRSHEEDWPSTAKRPTYPAPNNKVARE; encoded by the exons ATGACGGATGACCAGCTGAACTTACCGAAAGCGTTTCGAGAGAAATACATCATCTCAAAAGCTCTTGGCTC CGGTGTGTGCGGGGAAGTTAAACTGGCGTTTGAAAAGGCAAACTGCAAGAAGGTGGCCGTGAAGATCGTGTATAAACCAAAATTTGCGAAGCTTGTCACTGAGCGA GATCCATCTTCCAAATGCAGTGCTTCAAATGTTGCCACGGAAATTGAAATTCTAAAGAAATTGGACCAT CCTTGCATCATCAGGATTGAGGAGGTGTTTGATTTTGACGACTCTTTCTACATTGTGTTGGATTT GATGGAAGGTGGGGAGCTTTTTGATCGAGTGGCTTGCTCAAAAGGACTGAAAGAACAAACGGCCAAGCTGCTGTTCTATCAGATGCTTCTCGCAGTCCAG TATCTTCATGACAACAATATCACGCACCGAGATCTCAAACCTGAAAACGTGTTGCTCCAAAGCAACGAGGAGAACTGCCTTCTTAAG aTTACAGACTTTGGTCTGTCGAAGATTGTAGGAGAAGCCTCACTGATGAAGACTTTGTGCGGGACGCCCACCTATCTAGCTCCAGAGGTGTTGTTGGGGGCTGGAGCAGGGTCCTATTCTAAAGCAGTGGACTGCTGGAGCCTTGGTGTAATACTCTTCATTTG CTTGGCTGGGTATCCACCTTTCAGTGAccaaaacaaggaaatggcactgAGGGATCAAATCATTAAAGGCCACTACAGATTCATCCGTGACTACTGGGTGAATGTCTCTGAAACGG CCAAGGACTTGGTGAAGAAGTTACTTATTGTGGACCCAGTGAAAAGGCTCTCGACAGAAGATGCACTTAATCACCCGTGGATGCAG GATGAAGACATGAAGAGAAAAGTGAAGCAGTTGATGTATCCACAAAGTGAATTGATGTTGCCACCTGGCGCAGGTGAACAG ccgTCAACCAGCAGAAAGAGATCACATGAAGAAGACTGGCCCTCAACTGCTAAACGGCCCACCTACCCTGCTCCGAACAACAAGGTGGCCCGCGAGTAG